The sequence GTAGAAGAATGCTTAAAATGGTCCAACGTACATTTTGGAACAGGTAGTGAGGTGCCGGGCTGAATATGAAATGAGCTGCGCTTATAATAAGAGTGATCGGGCCTATCAGGATAGTATATTTAGAATAGATAACCTGCCACCGACAAAAATTGATTTTTAATTACCATGTAATTTATTCAGGATATTTTATATATCCTTCGGTACCGATACTCTATGTTGCATGCACCTTCCATCGAGACCATGCACGCTCCTATCGGACTCTGAGGGTTGCAGACTCTTCCAAATAATGGACACTCCCTAGGTTCCATCAGGCCCCTGAGGACCTTATTGCAGCTACATCCCTCTGGCTCACTGAAATCAGCATCAATAATTTCTTTCAACTCTTCTGCGTATCTAACTTCAGAATCGAAAATCCTGAATGGTTCTCTGAGTCTCATCTTTGAGCATCTTATTCTGGGGAAACCACGCCACATCGAATCTACAGGCTCAAAGACTTGATCTATGAGCTTAAGCGCTTTCAAATTACCTGAATATCTTACCGTTCTATTATATTCATTTTCAACGATCGAGTTAGAGTTCTTCAGTTGCCTGGCGATCATGTACACAGCCATCAATATATCCAGAGGTTCAAACCCTGCAATTACTTGTGGAACCTTGTATTTTCTTGAGATCGCTTCATAGGGCCTTACCCCTATTATTGTGCTGACATGCCCTGGCTCAATGATCCCTTGAATTTTTAGTTCACCCATGCTTAGAAGCATATCCAAGGCTGGAGGTAAATACCTATGAAAACATAATATGGAGAAATTTTCTGGCATACCCTTGAGGATGGTGACTGCGGTACTCGGCGCCGTAGTCTCGAAACCTATAGCTACAAACACCACTTCCCTATCTGTCTTTTCAGCGATTCTAACAGCATCAGTGATGCTGTAGACCACTCTCACGTCCGCCCCCTTAGCTCGAGCGTCTGCAAGTGAGCCTGACACTCCTGGAACCCTCAGCATATCCCCAAAGGTAGTAACGGTCTTTCCACTTCTGGCGAGAGCCACCGCCTCCTCCACTTCAGCCATCGTTGTTACGCATACAGGACAGCCAGGACCCTGCCTAACCTCAATGCCACACCCCTTAAGCAGAAGGTCAAGCCCATACCTGACAATAGTATCTTGGTGTGTACCGCAAACATGCATCAGTGTAAGGTTAAGTCCCATCGACTTCAATCTTTCAAGTATTTTTGAAGCTGTCGACTCATCCCTGAATCGATACATCGGCTCGACCTCAATTTTTGAAATCATAAAATTGAAAATTCAACTTTGTGAAAACTATTGTTGGCCATTCTATTGTCTTAGTTTGATGGACTTGATATAACAATTCCTTCCAGATACCACTTCAACTTCTCCACCACATTCGGGGCATTCAAGCGTTGGGTATACGATGTGATATTGAGGGTCTTCCCTAATTTTAATTGGGCCTTCGAACTTGCATCTCTCACAATAAACCTGACCTTCCTCCAACTCAATTTTCAGCTTGGACTCCTCGAGAATGGTATCTTTCGTTAAGAGTTTGTAACAATATCTTAATTGATCCAGACCCAGCATAGAGAGTTTCCCAACGACCAGGCAAACTTCCGAGACTGATTTGGCATTCCTCTTATTTGCCTCAGCGATAACTGTCTCAACTATACCTTTGGCCATCGAGAGCTCATGCATCAAGGGCAGCCAGCTTTGGATTCAGATCCCCAGA comes from Candidatus Bathyarchaeota archaeon and encodes:
- the hypD gene encoding hydrogenase formation protein HypD, which codes for MYRFRDESTASKILERLKSMGLNLTLMHVCGTHQDTIVRYGLDLLLKGCGIEVRQGPGCPVCVTTMAEVEEAVALARSGKTVTTFGDMLRVPGVSGSLADARAKGADVRVVYSITDAVRIAEKTDREVVFVAIGFETTAPSTAVTILKGMPENFSILCFHRYLPPALDMLLSMGELKIQGIIEPGHVSTIIGVRPYEAISRKYKVPQVIAGFEPLDILMAVYMIARQLKNSNSIVENEYNRTVRYSGNLKALKLIDQVFEPVDSMWRGFPRIRCSKMRLREPFRIFDSEVRYAEELKEIIDADFSEPEGCSCNKVLRGLMEPRECPLFGRVCNPQSPIGACMVSMEGACNIEYRYRRIYKIS
- the hypA gene encoding hydrogenase maturation nickel metallochaperone HypA translates to MHELSMAKGIVETVIAEANKRNAKSVSEVCLVVGKLSMLGLDQLRYCYKLLTKDTILEESKLKIELEEGQVYCERCKFEGPIKIREDPQYHIVYPTLECPECGGEVEVVSGRNCYIKSIKLRQ